Proteins encoded by one window of Vespula pensylvanica isolate Volc-1 chromosome 6, ASM1446617v1, whole genome shotgun sequence:
- the LOC122630006 gene encoding homeobox protein Nkx-2.5-like, whose translation MMEEEKRSETSPKPSQPTPFSIADILSRRTSHGEHEKRSIIENDEIQTTGVCDSVKRITFERDINGGREIERERLLVAGFPRLPSPDTNMARELDILRRNLAHANLSSFGGLPHLGQTSFKHLETLGNLPAYQASKESRESSQRQQDEALDMSKSKYLDEMEEDIFESQNHGQSLQSRKKRSRAAFSHAQVYELERRFAAQKYLSGPERADLARGLKLTETQVKIWFQNRRYKTKRRQQQELGAMVNSGNARRVAVRVLVHPDEHLRGLPLRGSGQLPGQMSSPQIHPANKALGGFPYYCLPYHPLLCPPLHSTHIQVQNAITPDLDQGQIVKLNNDK comes from the exons AtgatggaggaggagaagagaagcgaGACTTCGCCAAAACCTTCTCAACCGACGCCGTTCAGCATCGCAGATATTCTCAGTCGTAGAACGTCTCATGGTGAACACGAAAAACGTTCAATTATCGAAAACGACGAGATCCAAACCACTGGTGTTTGCGATTCGGTAAAGAGAATCACGTTTGAACGTGATATTAACGGAGGACGTGAAATCGAACGTGAACGTTTGCTCGTTGCTGGATTTCCAAGATTACCATCGCCCGACACTAACATGGCACGAGAGTTGGATATACTAAGGAGAAATCTAGCGCACGCGAACCTCTCGAGTTTTGGTGGGTTGCCGCACTTAGGCCAGACATCCTTCAAGCATCTCGAAACATTGGGTAACCTTCCGGCTTATCAGGCAAGCAAAGAATCCAGGGAATCATCTCAAAGACAACAGGACGAGGCATTGGATATGAGCAAAAGCAAGTACCTTG ACGAAATGGAAGAAGACATATTCGAGTCGCAAAATCACGGACAAAGCTTGCAAAGCAGGAAAAAACGTAGCAGGGCAGCGTTCTCTCATGCTCAGGTCTACGAATTGGAAAGAAGATTCGCAGCTCAAAAATATTTGTCCGGACCTGAACGTGCTGACCTTGCACGAGGATTAAAACTCACCGAGACCCAAGTTAAGATATGGTTTCAAAACCGACG ATACAAAACCAAAAGACGTCAGCAACAGGAATTGGGAGCAATGGTGAATTCCGGAAATGCGAGACGCGTAGCCGTACGCGTTTTGGTACATCCTGATGAACATTTGAGAGGATTACCTCTTCGTGGTTCCGGACAACTTCCCGGACAAATGTCGAGCCCGCAGATTCATCCGGCTAACAAAGCCCTCGGTGGTTTCCCTTACTATTGTCTGCCCTATCACCCCTTGCTTTGTCCGCCTTTACACTCAACCCACATACAGGTACAAAACGCGATCACGCCCGATCTCGATCAGGGACAAATAGTAAAATTAAACAACGACAAGTAA